A single uncultured Acetobacterium sp. DNA region contains:
- a CDS encoding glycosyltransferase, translating into MNVFDYLMVINIILIWSLLFVNIVLIVGGYIYYIKVENESPPQVVGEHPFVSIMVPAHNEGIVIVKTVEALLNFDYPEDRYEIIVINDNSTDNSAELLKKIQDENPTRKLIVINTNKITGGKGKSNALNIGYQQSSGEFIAIYDADNTPERKALSYLAAELKADDSLGAVIGKFRTRNKEVNLLTRFINIETLSFQWMAQAGRWQLMKLCTIPGTNFILRRTIIEAIGGWDEKAVAEDTEISFRIYLMGYKIKFQPKAVTWEQEPQTLAVWFRQRTRWVKGNVYVLIKNIGYLVDPKAKKIRFDIFYFLSTYFLLLTALVVSDIIFVMNMAGLVSTSIQGFSNLLWFTAFIMFVLGVFISLTTEKGEMSVSNFFVIALMYFTYCQLWIIVTVYGVFQYFKDRIKKQDSKWYKTERFQG; encoded by the coding sequence ATGAATGTATTCGACTATTTAATGGTGATCAACATCATTCTGATCTGGAGCCTGCTGTTTGTGAATATTGTCCTGATTGTTGGGGGCTATATTTATTACATCAAGGTTGAAAATGAGTCACCGCCGCAGGTTGTGGGAGAACATCCCTTTGTTTCCATTATGGTACCAGCCCATAATGAAGGGATCGTTATTGTGAAAACCGTGGAAGCCTTGCTGAATTTTGATTATCCCGAAGACCGTTACGAAATCATCGTCATCAATGATAATTCCACTGACAACAGTGCCGAGTTGTTAAAAAAAATTCAGGATGAAAATCCAACCAGGAAGTTGATTGTCATCAATACCAATAAGATTACCGGAGGAAAGGGAAAATCCAATGCCCTTAATATCGGCTACCAGCAGAGCAGCGGCGAATTCATCGCTATCTACGATGCCGACAATACCCCGGAACGAAAGGCCCTTTCGTATCTGGCAGCGGAACTGAAAGCTGATGATTCCCTGGGGGCAGTGATTGGAAAATTCCGAACCCGAAATAAGGAGGTTAATCTGCTGACTCGGTTTATTAATATTGAAACCTTGTCCTTTCAGTGGATGGCTCAGGCGGGCCGCTGGCAGTTGATGAAGCTGTGTACTATCCCGGGGACCAATTTTATTCTCCGCCGAACCATCATCGAGGCCATCGGTGGGTGGGACGAAAAAGCCGTGGCTGAAGATACCGAGATCAGTTTTCGGATTTATTTAATGGGTTATAAGATCAAATTTCAACCCAAGGCGGTCACTTGGGAGCAGGAGCCGCAAACGCTGGCGGTTTGGTTCCGACAGCGAACCCGTTGGGTAAAAGGAAATGTTTATGTGCTCATCAAAAATATCGGTTATCTGGTGGACCCTAAAGCAAAAAAAATTCGTTTCGATATTTTTTATTTTTTATCAACCTACTTCCTATTATTAACGGCACTGGTGGTATCGGATATCATTTTCGTCATGAATATGGCGGGACTGGTATCCACCTCCATCCAGGGATTCAGTAATCTACTCTGGTTTACCGCTTTTATCATGTTTGTCTTAGGGGTATTTATTTCTCTGACCACCGAAAAAGGGGAAATGTCAGTTTCGAATTTCTTTGTCATTGCCCTGATGTATTTTACCTATTGTCAGTTATGGATCATCGTAACTGTCTATGGCGTATTTCAATATTTTAAAGACCGCATTAAAAAACAGGATAGCAAATGGTATAAAACCGAACGCTTCCAGGGCTAG
- a CDS encoding cellulose biosynthesis cyclic di-GMP-binding regulatory protein BcsB, with product MKKRLTMTLILMASLLVMLIQPVAAANYGGEAQTDLRTAPQTFTTNFTDYAMKGLFSTVEQTFWVAKDWNVQSVLLHLEYRATPLADTQLSSLTVAINDSYFYSFRPADNTSGRHGIDIYVPLEFLNAGYNNIRIDGYMRTQDALPCVDDVSEANWLDIFKESAIFVQYDKNAFTTSIESFYNRFFEVDSLRYGESVFVVSDTNNTGELNAALWGVSGLSNQTIYADGYFPILTSSDPAANQAKNRIVISKYDQLTANYRSVVDQIGLNDEDALLVLVNEGTGTNTLVISAKNDVALINAGEMLGNPSLMNQLKANIKVLGKNEDVKTPVVEPETYINFAGNEGTYFKGAFRQVKEFTINYPANRSLSDASEFYLNYRYSENLDFDRSLMTVYINDIPVGSRKLFLEKAGGDEATIAIPTDIDIGGAFQVKIAFDLEIKDLWCSLRQGDMPWAYLTQETMLKINSVASDDLIFENYPSPFVSDYNFNAVTMVVPDQLDKDTSNTLAKMFRVLGRYTKGNNGELTVIHPDGMNETAVSSNIIALGTDQNNSFIKNSNDKLYFKFNAEGTTFETNEKLIIDPVYGETLGSVQLLNSLYSKPGRAALMVTAPQNIGLTAIGNNLGELKNLGRLTGDAALADTNGKVMTYRFKAIQNPTVAVVKQVALRQDAQIFILVSVMFLILLAVGVAFVIRKNGIQLKKGGWRK from the coding sequence ATGAAAAAGAGATTAACCATGACGCTGATCCTGATGGCAAGTCTGCTGGTGATGTTGATTCAGCCGGTGGCTGCGGCCAATTATGGTGGGGAAGCGCAAACCGATTTGCGAACAGCCCCCCAGACTTTTACGACCAACTTTACAGATTATGCCATGAAGGGGCTGTTTTCAACGGTGGAACAAACTTTTTGGGTGGCAAAAGACTGGAATGTCCAAAGTGTGTTGCTTCATCTGGAATACCGGGCGACGCCTTTGGCGGACACCCAATTATCCAGTCTGACGGTGGCTATTAATGATTCCTATTTTTATTCCTTCCGCCCGGCGGACAACACCAGCGGTCGCCACGGCATTGATATTTATGTGCCCTTGGAGTTTTTGAATGCCGGCTACAATAATATCCGAATTGACGGTTACATGCGAACCCAGGACGCTCTGCCCTGTGTAGATGATGTCAGTGAGGCAAATTGGCTAGATATCTTCAAGGAATCAGCCATCTTTGTTCAATATGACAAGAATGCCTTTACCACAAGTATTGAATCCTTTTATAATCGTTTTTTTGAGGTCGATTCATTACGATATGGTGAATCGGTGTTTGTTGTTTCAGATACCAATAATACCGGGGAACTCAATGCGGCCCTTTGGGGTGTCTCTGGTTTATCCAATCAAACCATCTATGCCGACGGTTATTTTCCCATTTTGACCAGCAGTGATCCCGCCGCCAATCAGGCCAAAAACAGAATTGTGATATCAAAGTACGACCAGCTGACTGCCAATTATCGTAGTGTGGTTGATCAGATTGGGCTTAATGATGAAGATGCGCTGCTGGTGCTTGTCAATGAAGGCACCGGAACAAATACGCTTGTCATAAGTGCAAAAAATGATGTCGCCTTAATCAATGCGGGTGAGATGCTGGGGAATCCCTCGTTAATGAACCAGCTCAAAGCAAACATAAAAGTGTTGGGAAAAAACGAAGATGTCAAAACTCCGGTAGTTGAACCGGAAACGTACATCAATTTTGCTGGCAACGAGGGTACGTATTTTAAGGGTGCCTTTCGGCAGGTCAAAGAATTTACCATCAATTATCCGGCCAACCGTAGTCTTTCTGACGCCAGCGAGTTTTATCTGAATTATCGGTATTCTGAAAACCTCGATTTTGACCGGTCATTGATGACGGTTTATATCAATGATATTCCGGTAGGTAGCCGAAAGCTTTTCTTGGAAAAGGCCGGCGGCGATGAAGCGACCATTGCCATCCCCACCGACATTGACATTGGCGGTGCCTTTCAGGTAAAGATTGCCTTTGATCTTGAAATCAAAGATCTCTGGTGCAGCTTGCGACAGGGCGATATGCCCTGGGCCTATCTTACCCAGGAGACGATGCTCAAAATAAATTCGGTGGCCAGTGATGATTTGATTTTTGAAAATTATCCGTCACCGTTTGTATCGGATTACAATTTTAATGCGGTGACCATGGTGGTGCCCGATCAATTGGATAAAGACACCAGCAATACGTTGGCCAAAATGTTCCGGGTATTAGGGCGCTATACAAAAGGCAATAACGGCGAATTGACGGTGATCCATCCGGATGGGATGAATGAAACCGCCGTGTCTTCCAATATTATTGCCCTGGGTACCGATCAGAATAACAGTTTTATTAAAAACAGTAACGATAAGCTGTATTTCAAATTCAATGCCGAGGGCACAACCTTTGAAACCAATGAGAAACTCATCATTGACCCAGTTTATGGTGAAACGCTGGGGTCAGTTCAGCTGCTGAACTCGCTTTACAGCAAACCGGGTCGGGCCGCCTTGATGGTCACAGCCCCTCAAAATATTGGTTTGACAGCCATTGGCAATAATCTCGGTGAGCTGAAAAATCTTGGCAGATTGACCGGTGACGCCGCCCTGGCAGACACCAACGGAAAGGTGATGACCTATCGATTCAAAGCCATTCAAAACCCCACCGTTGCGGTGGTTAAACAAGTTGCCTTGCGACAGGATGCCCAGATTTTTATTCTGGTCAGCGTTATGTTCCTGATTCTGCTGGCAGTGGGCGTCGCCTTTGTTATTCGTAAGAATGGCATTCAACTGAAGAAGGGAGGCTGGCGGAAATGA
- a CDS encoding GGDEF domain-containing protein: MKNRDQVLSDLGIVFFLVLSFVTIVFTASDSANYILNLVMLNVTFVVIIITYFSNITLGLVTNGIVIFAYISYTIFLTLGYGEPIEAKNYFWIVALPLYTYVVTLMTGGNLALQRRVRELEDENVSLSTVDPETGLRNLRTLIADAKIFIGMSKRGQIELSLMMIKFRHYKEIKRILGEERLPLFIRQMTEVMHRSLRVEDTLYLIEKDDITFGLFLITDTAGTKIVEQRIRDSMKHEDFYTITAPYEVDIDLKIGVFHYEDSGKGEIVSPLEFIERARKEMEYDVG, encoded by the coding sequence ATGAAAAATAGAGATCAGGTTTTGTCAGATCTTGGCATCGTCTTCTTTTTGGTGTTGTCCTTTGTTACCATTGTTTTTACCGCCTCGGATTCGGCTAATTATATTTTGAATCTGGTGATGCTCAATGTCACCTTTGTGGTAATCATTATTACCTATTTCAGCAATATTACCCTGGGCCTGGTGACCAATGGAATTGTGATTTTTGCTTATATTTCCTACACGATTTTTCTGACCCTGGGTTATGGGGAACCGATCGAGGCAAAAAACTATTTTTGGATTGTGGCATTGCCCCTGTATACCTACGTTGTTACCTTAATGACTGGCGGAAATCTGGCGCTTCAGCGACGGGTGAGAGAGTTGGAAGATGAAAATGTCAGCCTCTCCACCGTTGACCCGGAAACCGGATTACGAAACCTGCGTACCTTGATTGCTGATGCGAAAATTTTTATTGGCATGTCCAAAAGAGGGCAGATTGAGTTATCGCTGATGATGATTAAATTCAGACATTATAAGGAGATCAAGCGAATTCTGGGGGAAGAACGACTGCCGCTGTTTATCCGACAGATGACCGAAGTTATGCATCGCAGCCTCAGAGTTGAGGATACCCTGTATCTGATTGAAAAAGATGACATTACCTTTGGATTGTTTTTAATCACCGACACAGCCGGTACAAAAATTGTCGAGCAGCGAATCAGAGATTCTATGAAACATGAAGATTTTTATACGATCACGGCGCCCTATGAAGTGGATATCGACCTGAAAATCGGTGTTTTTCATTATGAAGATAGTGGAAAAGGAGAAATTGTATCACCGTTGGAATTTATTGAAAGAGCCCGAAAAGAAATGGAATACGATGTGGGGTAA
- the wecB gene encoding UDP-N-acetylglucosamine 2-epimerase (non-hydrolyzing), whose protein sequence is MKKNKIMILFGTRPEAIKMAPLVIALKKDLRFETMVTLTAQHREMLDQVLEQFAIAADYDLNLMKPGQTLAYLTASILEELKPILEQEQPQMILVHGDTTTAFASALSAFYQQIAISHVEAGLRTKNKYSPYPEEMNRTLIGQLGDLHFAPTIGNQANLLKEDISPEKIVITGNTVIDALLMTVKVDYHFANPVLNAIDYQNHRVILLTCHRRENLGQPMEQIFSAIQELVLANPDIEVVFPMHPNPAISEKALPLLKDLDQVHILSPLDYGEISNLMGRVYLVLTDSGGIQEEAPALGKPVVVLRQETERPEAVAAGTVIMGGVEKHNILKVTQNLLDDPAAYQAMAHAVNPYGDGKASQRICEALADYFTVENQ, encoded by the coding sequence ATGAAAAAAAATAAAATCATGATTCTTTTTGGTACCCGGCCGGAGGCGATTAAAATGGCACCACTGGTGATTGCTTTGAAAAAAGATCTCCGCTTTGAGACCATGGTAACTCTGACCGCTCAGCACCGGGAAATGCTGGATCAGGTGCTGGAACAGTTTGCCATTGCGGCGGACTATGATCTCAATTTAATGAAGCCGGGTCAAACCCTGGCCTATCTAACAGCAAGCATTCTGGAAGAGCTGAAACCAATTCTGGAACAAGAGCAGCCGCAGATGATTCTGGTTCACGGCGACACCACCACCGCTTTTGCTTCAGCCCTTTCGGCTTTTTATCAGCAGATTGCTATTAGCCACGTGGAGGCGGGACTGCGAACTAAAAATAAATATTCCCCCTACCCGGAGGAAATGAACCGTACCCTGATCGGACAATTGGGGGATCTGCATTTTGCGCCAACCATCGGGAATCAAGCCAATCTTTTAAAAGAAGATATTTCGCCAGAAAAAATTGTGATTACCGGTAATACGGTTATCGATGCGCTACTAATGACGGTGAAAGTAGATTATCATTTTGCTAACCCAGTGCTTAATGCTATTGACTATCAAAACCACCGGGTGATTCTGTTAACCTGCCATCGCCGTGAAAATCTGGGGCAACCGATGGAACAGATTTTTTCAGCCATACAGGAATTGGTGCTGGCCAATCCGGATATTGAGGTCGTGTTTCCGATGCATCCCAACCCAGCCATTTCCGAAAAAGCCTTGCCGTTGCTTAAAGATCTTGATCAGGTGCATATTTTATCTCCACTGGATTATGGTGAAATATCCAATCTGATGGGACGCGTCTATCTGGTCCTTACCGATTCAGGGGGGATTCAGGAAGAAGCCCCAGCTTTAGGAAAGCCGGTGGTGGTACTGCGCCAGGAAACCGAGCGGCCAGAGGCCGTCGCCGCCGGGACGGTGATCATGGGTGGCGTAGAAAAGCATAACATTCTCAAAGTCACCCAAAATCTTCTGGATGATCCCGCTGCCTACCAGGCTATGGCTCATGCCGTCAACCCTTATGGTGATGGCAAAGCATCGCAGCGGATTTGTGAAGCCCTGGCAGATTATTTTACAGTTGAAAATCAATAG
- a CDS encoding threonine/serine exporter family protein: protein MNYILPCLYAFGASFAFAIVFNIQRNKLLLSALGGMLGQLAFVVFLNVLSNQAASYMLATIAIALYAEVMARLTKSPTTIYLAVALIPLVPGGGIYYTMLYFINGDIELGASTGIETLLISGALAVGIIMVSSTVNLVRKVMLKSKARMGKKYPYGKKN, encoded by the coding sequence ATGAATTATATTTTACCCTGTTTATACGCTTTTGGGGCTTCCTTCGCATTTGCCATCGTTTTTAATATTCAGCGAAACAAACTGCTCCTTTCTGCCCTTGGCGGCATGTTGGGGCAACTGGCTTTTGTGGTATTTTTGAATGTCCTTTCCAACCAGGCGGCGTCTTACATGCTGGCAACCATTGCTATTGCCCTTTATGCGGAGGTCATGGCACGATTGACCAAATCCCCCACCACCATTTATCTGGCGGTGGCCCTGATTCCCCTGGTTCCCGGAGGAGGTATCTACTATACCATGTTGTATTTTATCAATGGCGACATTGAGCTGGGAGCATCCACCGGCATTGAAACCCTGTTGATTTCCGGAGCCCTGGCCGTCGGAATTATCATGGTCTCTTCCACTGTCAATCTGGTCCGGAAGGTTATGTTAAAAAGCAAGGCCCGGATGGGAAAGAAGTATCCTTATGGCAAAAAAAATTAG
- a CDS encoding threonine/serine exporter family protein — translation MTGSQLSHVAMEMGIILLSNGAETYRVEESMQRICFALGAREAEIFVVPSTIIITITMPNEIPLTRTRRIHSRKTDLHKVADMNHLSRQICYEPLSYDELISEIDRINAIPSYSYLLHLLAFAFIAQMFTLFFGGNFLDSCLGFIIGFGIKLQMDVMGRLETNSFFINIVGGIIASTVAVIAAGLGLTANMNTIIIGSIMTLVPGLVITNSIRDIIAGDYLSGLTKGVEALLIGSAIATGVAVPLSLLRPFWGG, via the coding sequence ATGACCGGTTCCCAGCTAAGTCATGTGGCCATGGAAATGGGGATCATCCTCCTTTCCAATGGTGCTGAAACCTACCGGGTAGAAGAATCAATGCAGCGGATTTGTTTTGCTCTGGGAGCCCGGGAAGCTGAAATTTTTGTTGTCCCCTCGACCATCATTATCACCATTACAATGCCAAATGAAATTCCCCTAACTCGAACCCGACGGATTCACTCCCGCAAAACCGATTTGCACAAAGTGGCCGATATGAATCATTTATCCCGGCAGATTTGCTATGAACCCCTATCCTATGATGAACTGATCAGCGAAATTGATCGCATCAATGCCATTCCATCCTATTCCTATCTTCTCCATTTATTGGCATTTGCCTTTATCGCGCAGATGTTCACCCTCTTTTTTGGGGGGAATTTTCTGGACAGTTGCCTGGGTTTTATTATTGGTTTCGGTATAAAATTGCAAATGGATGTGATGGGTCGTCTGGAAACGAACAGCTTTTTCATCAATATCGTGGGCGGAATTATTGCCTCTACAGTGGCAGTAATTGCTGCCGGTTTAGGGTTGACGGCTAATATGAACACCATTATCATCGGCTCCATTATGACTTTGGTTCCTGGTCTTGTCATCACTAATTCGATTCGAGATATTATTGCCGGTGATTATCTTTCCGGTTTAACAAAAGGCGTGGAAGCGCTGTTAATTGGTTCTGCTATTGCTACTGGCGTCGCCGTGCCACTGAGTCTGCTGCGACCATTCTGGGGAGGATGA
- the coaBC gene encoding bifunctional phosphopantothenoylcysteine decarboxylase/phosphopantothenate--cysteine ligase CoaBC, with protein MKNLLKNKTVVLGITGSIAAYKMANVASSLAKMGCDVQVIMTKNAQEFISPLVFESLTGNKCIVDTFDRNISYDVAHISLAKRADLFMVAPASANVIGKINAGIADDMLTTTIMACRCPKLIAPAMNTAMYENPIVQNNLKKLKSLGYKIIDPAVGMLACKDVGAGKLPDEELLINHILHEIAFHHDLTGKSILVTAGPTGEAIDPVRYITNHSSGKMGYALANAAMLRGADVTLISGKTALAPPAFVTFVPVFSASEMCSEVMDHFEKTDIVIKAAAVADFKPKKYATEKLKKRDGKPEIVLTPTIDILKTIGEKKRPDQFICGFSMETENMIENSREKLYLKNVNMMVANNLKEKGAGFNTSTNRVTIITIERTEALPLLSKDAVAHRILDAILDEL; from the coding sequence ATGAAAAATTTATTAAAAAACAAAACCGTTGTTTTGGGTATTACCGGAAGCATCGCTGCCTATAAAATGGCCAATGTGGCCAGCAGTCTGGCAAAAATGGGCTGTGATGTCCAGGTTATTATGACTAAAAACGCCCAGGAATTTATTTCACCCCTCGTCTTTGAAAGCCTAACTGGCAATAAATGTATTGTGGATACCTTTGATCGCAATATTTCATATGATGTGGCCCATATCAGTCTGGCCAAAAGAGCCGATCTTTTTATGGTGGCTCCGGCCTCGGCCAATGTTATTGGCAAAATCAATGCCGGTATTGCGGACGATATGCTGACCACCACCATCATGGCCTGTCGCTGTCCCAAGCTGATTGCCCCAGCCATGAATACTGCCATGTACGAAAACCCAATTGTTCAGAATAATTTAAAGAAACTCAAAAGCCTGGGTTACAAAATTATCGATCCGGCTGTTGGTATGCTGGCCTGTAAGGATGTTGGTGCTGGTAAACTACCAGATGAAGAACTGCTGATTAATCATATTCTCCATGAAATTGCCTTTCATCATGACCTGACTGGAAAAAGCATTCTGGTTACTGCCGGTCCCACCGGCGAAGCGATTGACCCGGTTCGCTATATTACCAATCATTCCAGCGGTAAAATGGGTTATGCCTTGGCTAATGCCGCTATGCTCCGGGGTGCAGATGTCACCCTGATCAGCGGAAAAACTGCTTTAGCGCCACCGGCCTTCGTCACGTTTGTACCGGTTTTTTCTGCCAGTGAAATGTGTTCCGAGGTAATGGATCATTTCGAAAAGACGGATATCGTGATCAAAGCCGCTGCCGTTGCCGACTTCAAGCCAAAGAAATATGCTACTGAGAAGCTGAAAAAACGTGATGGAAAGCCAGAAATTGTGTTAACACCAACCATTGATATTCTAAAAACAATTGGCGAAAAGAAACGACCGGATCAGTTTATTTGCGGTTTTTCCATGGAAACAGAAAATATGATTGAAAATTCCAGGGAAAAGCTCTATTTAAAAAATGTGAATATGATGGTGGCTAATAATTTAAAGGAAAAAGGTGCCGGTTTTAACACGTCCACCAACCGGGTGACGATCATTACGATTGAAAGAACCGAAGCGCTTCCGCTTTTATCCAAGGATGCAGTAGCCCATCGAATTCTTGACGCCATCCTGGATGAACTGTAA
- a CDS encoding ECF transporter S component — protein MKNTKTNDLVKLSFFVAIIILLAATPFLGYIPLGFTRATIIHIPVIIGSILLGPFYGAFLGFVFGLTSLINNTFNPTVTSFVFTPFYSLGTYSGNFWSLIVCFVPRILVGVVPHYIYKGMKKVKNNDALALTVAGIGGSLTNTLLVMNFIYLFFGQSYAEAKNVALSTLYGVILSVIAINGIPEAIVAGILTAAICKALLRYTNKAALQ, from the coding sequence ATGAAAAATACCAAGACCAATGACCTGGTCAAACTATCTTTTTTTGTTGCAATCATTATTTTGTTGGCAGCGACACCGTTTTTAGGTTATATACCGCTGGGATTTACCCGGGCCACCATTATCCACATCCCTGTCATTATTGGCAGTATTCTTCTGGGACCATTCTATGGTGCTTTTCTGGGATTTGTTTTTGGTCTCACCAGCCTGATCAACAACACCTTTAATCCCACGGTGACATCTTTTGTTTTTACCCCTTTTTATTCACTGGGAACCTATTCCGGTAATTTTTGGAGTCTGATAGTCTGTTTTGTGCCAAGAATTCTGGTCGGCGTGGTACCACATTATATTTATAAAGGCATGAAAAAAGTCAAAAATAATGATGCTTTGGCATTGACGGTTGCCGGTATCGGCGGATCGCTTACGAATACCCTGTTGGTTATGAATTTTATCTATCTGTTTTTTGGCCAAAGCTATGCCGAAGCTAAAAATGTGGCCTTGTCCACACTGTACGGCGTAATCTTGTCGGTCATTGCCATCAATGGCATTCCAGAAGCCATTGTCGCCGGAATTCTCACTGCCGCAATATGCAAGGCATTACTGAGGTACACGAACAAAGCGGCACTCCAATAA
- a CDS encoding bifunctional UDP-sugar hydrolase/5'-nucleotidase: protein MKNWKKSLSIVLMVFLVSGVWGSSVFGATVNDDQTITLKIIHTNDTHSRYTYSAKNNTIGYAKLKTIINQENPDLTVDAGDIFHGQSFATIEQGGSIAELVAAVGFDAIAPGNHDFNYGSARLLELGAMANTKILGNNVVYADSGNSFFSENYLIKEIDVNGEVIKIGVFGLISPDIYSDTAPANVAGLSFGTRESTIETAKQSVAALEAQGCDVIVALTHIGDSDNGTLMRSDAIAEGAPGIDVIVDGHTHDVENREVNGTLIVQTGCYSSAVGEVDITLKKAVALVARVESPEETVTDALTEETDILPAEEITNEAASEQINPEDVSEVEMLTETAVPAPKAETLNTSAIKTTYVVENKTASLTTAAQATDDVIPADPTVAALTAAIEAREDPIKKQVVGNTPVKLGGPTDNIWQDVRLGELNLGRALADSYRFVTGADIAVENAGGIRAQIPAGEINKGQVIDVLPFGNYLVTKRVSGADVKNMLETSIEIGVNNQIAKDKNDNSWPSNSGSYLQWSGITAQYDLSKPKGERVFSATVGGANLDPNQMYTVACNNYLATSSDYPSLKATAIINEYSACDESFISYLQTAGNDRFLTALNTPNVTVGTAPQPVPNPQPAPNPQPIQKQSSDNPRTGYGQWHWIILFQSVFSF, encoded by the coding sequence ATGAAAAATTGGAAAAAGAGTTTGAGTATTGTGCTGATGGTGTTTTTGGTATCAGGAGTTTGGGGATCCTCAGTTTTTGGAGCAACCGTAAACGATGACCAAACCATTACCCTGAAGATCATTCATACCAATGACACGCATTCCCGTTATACCTATAGTGCCAAAAATAATACCATCGGTTATGCCAAACTAAAAACCATCATCAATCAGGAAAATCCTGATTTGACGGTGGATGCCGGCGATATTTTTCATGGACAGTCCTTTGCCACCATTGAACAAGGCGGCAGCATTGCTGAACTGGTGGCCGCCGTGGGTTTTGACGCCATCGCTCCGGGAAACCATGATTTTAATTACGGCAGTGCCCGGTTGCTGGAACTGGGTGCCATGGCCAACACCAAAATTCTGGGGAACAATGTCGTCTACGCTGATTCCGGAAACTCCTTTTTTAGTGAGAACTATTTAATAAAAGAAATTGATGTCAATGGTGAGGTCATCAAAATCGGCGTGTTTGGACTGATCAGCCCGGACATTTATTCCGATACGGCACCAGCCAATGTGGCGGGACTTTCATTTGGTACCCGGGAATCCACGATTGAAACTGCCAAGCAATCCGTGGCGGCCCTGGAAGCCCAGGGCTGTGATGTGATTGTCGCCCTGACCCACATCGGCGATTCAGATAACGGTACCCTGATGCGCAGCGATGCCATTGCCGAAGGTGCTCCGGGTATTGATGTGATTGTGGATGGGCACACCCATGATGTGGAAAACCGCGAAGTTAACGGTACCTTGATCGTCCAAACCGGTTGTTATTCCAGTGCCGTGGGTGAGGTGGATATTACCCTGAAAAAAGCAGTGGCTCTGGTTGCCCGGGTAGAAAGTCCCGAGGAAACTGTGACGGATGCGTTAACAGAGGAAACAGATATATTACCAGCAGAAGAAATAACAAATGAAGCAGCGTCAGAACAAATAAATCCAGAGGATGTTTCTGAAGTAGAAATGCTAACTGAAACAGCTGTTCCTGCCCCAAAAGCAGAAACGCTTAATACCAGTGCCATTAAAACCACTTATGTAGTAGAAAATAAAACCGCTTCTCTGACAACCGCCGCCCAGGCTACTGATGATGTCATTCCGGCGGATCCAACAGTTGCCGCCTTAACCGCAGCGATTGAAGCCCGGGAAGATCCGATTAAAAAACAGGTGGTCGGCAACACTCCGGTGAAATTAGGGGGACCAACGGATAACATCTGGCAGGATGTGCGGTTGGGAGAGCTGAATCTGGGCAGAGCTTTAGCTGACAGTTATCGTTTTGTAACGGGCGCCGATATTGCTGTTGAAAATGCCGGCGGAATCCGGGCTCAGATTCCGGCTGGAGAGATTAACAAAGGGCAGGTCATTGATGTGCTTCCCTTTGGAAATTATCTGGTCACCAAGCGAGTTTCCGGAGCAGACGTCAAAAATATGCTGGAGACGAGCATTGAAATTGGAGTCAACAACCAAATTGCCAAAGATAAAAATGACAACTCCTGGCCCAGCAATAGCGGCAGCTACCTGCAGTGGAGTGGTATCACCGCCCAATATGATTTATCCAAACCCAAAGGCGAACGGGTATTCTCGGCAACCGTCGGGGGAGCAAACCTGGATCCGAATCAGATGTATACCGTAGCCTGCAACAATTATCTGGCCACCAGCAGTGACTACCCGAGTCTAAAAGCAACGGCCATTATCAATGAGTATTCAGCCTGTGATGAATCCTTTATCAGCTATCTGCAGACTGCCGGAAATGATCGTTTTTTAACGGCCCTTAACACCCCTAACGTCACTGTTGGAACGGCACCCCAACCGGTACCTAATCCTCAACCGGCGCCCAATCCGCAGCCGATACAAAAGCAGTCATCCGATAATCCCCGAACCGGCTATGGCCAATGGCACTGGATAATATTGTTTCAATCAGTCTTCAGCTTCTGA